The following are from one region of the Gossypium hirsutum isolate 1008001.06 chromosome D03, Gossypium_hirsutum_v2.1, whole genome shotgun sequence genome:
- the LOC107950723 gene encoding protein BLISTER isoform X5, giving the protein MACEVDSQPTMEETILVGDDLLMGPPSPVIPQEITSHVLEGVELCDGILRTLFLCNLQINDIEPFCQDELALYRQCAEKRAELESFKMEYANARLECNTADERANILASEVIGLEEKALRLRSNELKLERQLENSQAEISSFNSKPACRPTSKLNQISSSILFILFICNLIQLQCNLYLK; this is encoded by the exons ATGGCATGTGAAG TTGATTCACAACCAACTATGGAGGAAACCATATTGGTTGGTGATGACCTATTGATGGGGCCACCATCTCCTGTCATCCCACAAGAAATCACATCTCATGTGCTTGAAGGTGTCGAGTTATGTGATGGGATCTTACGAACTTTATTTTTGTGTAA TCTGCAGATTAATGATATCGAGCCTTTCTGTCAAGATGAGCTGGCATTATATAGACAATGTGCTGAAAAGAGG GCAGAGCTCGAGTCTTTTAAAATGGAATATGCAAATGCACGACTGGAATGTAATACAGCTGATGAACGTGCTAATATATTGGCTTCTGAAGTCATTGGTTTGGAAGAGAAG GCACTTCGATTAAGGTCAAATGAGCTAAAATTGGAGAGGCAATTGGAGAACTCACAGGCTGAAATTTCATCTTTCAA CAGCAAACCAGCATGCAGACCAACATCCAAGCTGAACCAGATAAGCAGcagcattttgtttattttgttcatttgtaacTTGATTCAGTTGCAATGTAATTTATACTTAAAGTAA
- the LOC107950723 gene encoding protein BLISTER isoform X2 produces MCLKVSSYVMGSYELYFCINDIEPFCQDELALYRQCAEKRAELESFKMEYANARLECNTADERANILASEVIGLEEKALRLRSNELKLERQLENSQAEISSFKNMHYFVSKQSTGC; encoded by the exons ATGTGCTTGAAGGTGTCGAGTTATGTGATGGGATCTTACGAACTTTATTTTTGT ATTAATGATATCGAGCCTTTCTGTCAAGATGAGCTGGCATTATATAGACAATGTGCTGAAAAGAGG GCAGAGCTCGAGTCTTTTAAAATGGAATATGCAAATGCACGACTGGAATGTAATACAGCTGATGAACGTGCTAATATATTGGCTTCTGAAGTCATTGGTTTGGAAGAGAAG GCACTTCGATTAAGGTCAAATGAGCTAAAATTGGAGAGGCAATTGGAGAACTCACAGGCTGAAATTTCATCTTTCAA GAATATGCACTACTTTGTTAGTAAGCAAAGTACAGGATGTTGA
- the LOC107950723 gene encoding protein BLISTER isoform X3 codes for MCLKVSSYVMGSYELYFCINDIEPFCQDELALYRQCAEKRAELESFKMEYANARLECNTADERANILASEVIGLEEKALRLRSNELKLERQLENSQAEISSFNLYHWCIH; via the exons ATGTGCTTGAAGGTGTCGAGTTATGTGATGGGATCTTACGAACTTTATTTTTGT ATTAATGATATCGAGCCTTTCTGTCAAGATGAGCTGGCATTATATAGACAATGTGCTGAAAAGAGG GCAGAGCTCGAGTCTTTTAAAATGGAATATGCAAATGCACGACTGGAATGTAATACAGCTGATGAACGTGCTAATATATTGGCTTCTGAAGTCATTGGTTTGGAAGAGAAG GCACTTCGATTAAGGTCAAATGAGCTAAAATTGGAGAGGCAATTGGAGAACTCACAGGCTGAAATTTCATCTTTCAA TTTGTATCATTGGTGCATCCATTAG
- the LOC107950723 gene encoding protein BLISTER isoform X4, with the protein MCLKVSSYVMGSYELYFCINDIEPFCQDELALYRQCAEKRAELESFKMEYANARLECNTADERANILASEVIGLEEKALRLRSNELKLERQLENSQAEISSFNKQSTGC; encoded by the exons ATGTGCTTGAAGGTGTCGAGTTATGTGATGGGATCTTACGAACTTTATTTTTGT ATTAATGATATCGAGCCTTTCTGTCAAGATGAGCTGGCATTATATAGACAATGTGCTGAAAAGAGG GCAGAGCTCGAGTCTTTTAAAATGGAATATGCAAATGCACGACTGGAATGTAATACAGCTGATGAACGTGCTAATATATTGGCTTCTGAAGTCATTGGTTTGGAAGAGAAG GCACTTCGATTAAGGTCAAATGAGCTAAAATTGGAGAGGCAATTGGAGAACTCACAGGCTGAAATTTCATCTTTCAA TAAGCAAAGTACAGGATGTTGA
- the LOC107950723 gene encoding protein BLISTER isoform X1: MCLKVSSYVMGSYELYFCINDIEPFCQDELALYRQCAEKRAELESFKMEYANARLECNTADERANILASEVIGLEEKALRLRSNELKLERQLENSQAEISSFNSKPACRPTSKLNQISSSILFILFICNLIQLQCNLYLK, translated from the exons ATGTGCTTGAAGGTGTCGAGTTATGTGATGGGATCTTACGAACTTTATTTTTGT ATTAATGATATCGAGCCTTTCTGTCAAGATGAGCTGGCATTATATAGACAATGTGCTGAAAAGAGG GCAGAGCTCGAGTCTTTTAAAATGGAATATGCAAATGCACGACTGGAATGTAATACAGCTGATGAACGTGCTAATATATTGGCTTCTGAAGTCATTGGTTTGGAAGAGAAG GCACTTCGATTAAGGTCAAATGAGCTAAAATTGGAGAGGCAATTGGAGAACTCACAGGCTGAAATTTCATCTTTCAA CAGCAAACCAGCATGCAGACCAACATCCAAGCTGAACCAGATAAGCAGcagcattttgtttattttgttcatttgtaacTTGATTCAGTTGCAATGTAATTTATACTTAAAGTAA